Proteins co-encoded in one Arachis hypogaea cultivar Tifrunner chromosome 11, arahy.Tifrunner.gnm2.J5K5, whole genome shotgun sequence genomic window:
- the LOC140176320 gene encoding uncharacterized protein — translation MFEYESEDLHTPISSDDKGRGNKFPEFDDDYAHGEGRFELRTRFATVDRFKEVVKDSFIAEGRELKWIKNDKERVRVRCGDQECPYLVHLSYNKSLQCYQVKTYHPEHTCARDLGSNAADQHWLSKKIEKLMSTQLHMNTKEVTDFLKEEFFLCPHPKMIYRSVKEVRDKIMGNEREQYKRTRDYCEEILRSNPGSSARLELMPTPEAPPVFDKLYICLDACKQDFKDGCRPLFHLDGCFLKTYYGCWLLAAVAQDANNQFYVVAYGVVKAETKDVWKWFLTNLQGDIGDDANHGWTFISDQQKGLLPALKEVMPHAKLRNCVMHIWKNFINRYKDLYIRQVVWECARCTTVVEFKECMEKLKTINRVLGSTSVNLNQ, via the exons ATGTTTGAGTATGAGTCTGAAGACTTGCATACTCCCATATCATCTGATGATAAAGGTAGAGGTAATAAATTTCCAgagtttgatgatgattatgcTCATGGTGAGGGCAGGTTTGAGTTAAGAACTAGGTTTGCCACTGTGGACAGGTTCAAGGAGGTAGTTAAAGATTCGTTCATTGCTGAAGGGCGGGAATTGAAGTGGATAAAAAATGACAaagagagagtgagagtgaggTGTGGGGATCAGGAGTGTCCTTACTTGGTTCACTTGTCATACAACAAAAGTTTGCAGTGTTATCAAGTGAAGACCTACCATCCAGAACACACTTGTGCAAGGGATTTGGGCAGTAACGCTGCTGATCAGCACTGGCTAAGTAAGAAAATTGAGAAGCTGATGTCAACCCAACTACACATGAATACGAAGGAGGTGACTGATTTCCTTAAAGAGGAATTTTTTCTCTGTCCCCATCCTAAGATGATTTATAGATCAGTGAAGGAGGTTAGGGACAAGATCATGGGAAATGAAAGAGAACAATACAAGAGAACGAGGGATTATTGTGAGGAAATACTGAGGAGCAATCCAGGCTCATCAGCCAGGCTTGAGCTCATGCCAACTCCAGAGGCTCCCCCTGTTTTTGATAAACTGTACATTTGCCTAGATGCCTGTAAACAAGATTTCAAAGATGGATGTCGTCCTTTGTTTCATTTGGATGGTTGCTTTCTGAAAACATATTATGGTTGTTGGCTTCTAGCAGCAGTTGCTCAGGATGCAAACAACCAGTTTTATGTTGTTGCATATGGGGTTGTCAAGGCTGAGACCAAGGATGTCTGGAAGTGGTTCCTGACCAATCTGCAAGGGGACATAGGAGACGATGCAAACCATGGCTGGACCTTCATATCAGACCAACAGAAG GGTCTGCTGCCTGCGCTGAAAGAGGTCATGCCACATGCTAAGCTCCGCAATTGCGTCATGCATATATGGAAAAACTTCATAAACCGCTACAAGGACTTGTACATTAGACAGGTTGTGTGGGAGTGTGCTAGATGCACGACTGTTGTTGAATTCAAGGAATGCATGGAGAAGTTGAAGACAATTAACCGGGTGCTTGGGAGTACCTCAGTAAATTTGAACCAGTAA